GGCCTCTACGCGTGTAACGGCCCCGGAAAGATCATCGTCCACGGCGGCGTCTACCGGAACAGCACCTCCGCGAGCATCCGGATCGGCGGCGCGGACAGTGTCGTCAGGTGGCCCACCGTCGAAATCGACGACGTCGACGAGAAGTACCCCAGCCATCGTGGCATCCGCGTCGAGCGGGGCGACGTCACGATCAAGGGCGCCGCGATCCGCGTCAGCGACCCGAGTCCGAGCAATCACGCGATCTCCGTACTGAGCAACTGTGAGAGCGCCTGGATCGAGAACACGACGATCGAGATGAGCGGCAACGACGTCAACCACGGCATCGTCGTCTCTCCCGGCGCCGGCGAGACGACCATCGCCCGCACGAACATCACCCACAATGCCGCGGGGGGCTACCCGCTCTGGCTGCGCAGCTCCAACAACACGGACCGCGTCCACTGTGAGTACCTCTCCATCGACGGCGAAGCCGGCGACGCGAGCGGCCTCCGCGACGGAATTCGCTGTGAACGGCCTAACGTCCGGTTTGCCGCATGCGAGGTCGACCAGCGCGGTCGAGACGGCGTCAAACGCAACGCCATCGTCAGTACGAGCGAGGACCTCTCAGTGTGGAACATGACGCTCCGTGCCAGCCACTTCCCCATCGTCGAACTCGGATCCAATTCGAGCTACCTCGAAGTCGACGCCGAGTCGTATAGCGGCCGTGAGGCGGCCTGTCTGTACGACCAGAGTCACAAGATCTCCATCCGTAACAGTCGACTGGTCAACGGCGTGCGCGACCTCGGCTCCTGGAGCCTCGAGCTGTCGAGCAACACCACCAGCTGATCGCGCCGGCGAAAATCATGTGGTGACGTGAGCCATGGTCGAGGCGGTTTCCCTCTTTCACTCTCCCTCCACGTTCCCGCATTTCCCTCCCTGCTCCCCTCTCATCCCTTCCTCATCCGCACCGCCTCACCTCCTCTTCTGCGTTTCCCTCCTCTCACCTCACCCCACGTCGATCCGCTCGAACGAACCCTCGAGGTGCGGGCACCCTTGCGGCTTCGAACGTGCCTCGAGGACCACCGGGGAAACACTTTACCTCTGTTCTTTCCCACGTAGCCCATGGAGCAGTTCGAGAAGTACGTCTCCTCGGCGACGCTTCGCGAGGAAAACGAGTCGATCAAGCAGTACCAGAACACGGTCGGCCTGGCGTGTCCGGCCTGCGACCAGCCGTTCGACGACATGGTCGTTTGCAAGGACGAGCACACGAGCCTGAACCAGACCATCCCGCTCGACATCTGTACGGGCGTCGAGGACGGGAAGCCGGTGCTGTTCACCCACAAGCCCTAGTACCAGTCGACGCCTGGAAGGGGACTGGTCGATCACACCGTCGGCCGATGCCATCTCGAACCCCTTAAGCGACCGCCGTCGCCTACACCCACGACATGGACTTCGTCACGTTCGCCGACCACGCCGCCACCATCGAGGCCGAACCCGCGGATCTCGAGACCGTCGCCCACGTTCAGTCGCTTCTCGAGGCGGCCGGCCCGGACCTCCAGATCGTGGCCCGCTTCGTCCAGGGGCGGGTTTTCCCCGCCTGGGACGCCCGAAAGCTCGACATCGGTCCGCGGACGTGCTACGAGGCGATTGCTCGCGCGGCTGGGACGAACGTCGGCCCGGACAACGTAGAGGACGCCGTCGCCGAGGTCGGCGAGATCGGTGCCGTCGCCGCGAGTTACGAGTTCGGCGGCCAGCGGGGGCTAGGAGCGTTCGGCGGCGGTGGCGGTGACGGTGACGGCGGTGGCAGCCAGGACGGACTCACCGTCGCGACGGTGTCCGACACGCTCACGGAACTGGCCGAAACTGACGGGTCGGGCAGCCACGACGCGAAAGTGGACCTCCTGTTCTCGCTGTTCAACCGGTGTGAGGCCGACGAGGCCCGCTACCTCGCTCGCCTCGTCCTCTCGGAGATGCGTATCGGCGTCGGCGAGGGGACCGTCCGCGACGCTATCGCCGAGGCGTTCGACGTCTCCGCCGACCGCGTCGAACGTGCGTTGCAGGTCTCGAACGACTACGGCCGCGTCGCCGTCGTCGCTCGAGACGAAGGGGTGGAGGGACTGGACGCGCTCACCCTCGAGGTCGGCCGTCCGGTGCAGGTGATGCTCGCCCAGGCGGGGAGCGTGACCGACGCGCTCGAGGCCTGGGACGAGACGGCCGTCGAGTGGAAGTACGACGGGGCGCGCGTCCAGTTGCACTACGCGCCTGATGGCGTCGGGACGACGGGTGCGTCCGACGGGAACTCGGGGGACGAACACCCGACGTCCCGCGTCTTCTCGAGGAACATGGAGGACGTGACTGACGCGCTCCCGGAAGTCGTCGAGTTCGCCGAGGCGACCCTCGAGGTGCCGACGATCCTGGACGGCGAAGTGGTCGCCGTCGACGACGACGGAGAACCGCTCCCGTTCCAGGAGGTGCTCCGGCGATTCCGTCGAAAACACGACGTGGCGAAAGCGCGCGAGGATGTGGCCGTTCGGCCGGTCTTCTTCGACTGTCTCCACGTCGACGGCGAGGACTTGCTCGACGTTCCGCTCTCGGAGCGCCACGGGCGACTCGAGGCGGTGCTCTCGCCCGAGAACGCCGCCGAAACGGGGGCGTCCGAAGCGTCCAGGGACGAAACGCCCGAGGGCCTTTCCCTTCTCTGGCTCACCGACGACCCCGACGAGATCGAATCGATCGACGCCGACGCGCTCGAGGCCGGGCACGAGGGGATCATGCTCAAGGACCCCGATTCGACGTACTCGCCAGGTCGTCGCGGCAAGCACTGGCTGAAGCGGAAACCCGACATCGAGACGCTCGACTGCGTCGTCACGGGCGCGGAGTGGGGCGAGGGTCGGCGGGGAACCTTCCTCGGCACATTCTTGCTGTCCGTTCGGGCGACGGATACCTCCGGAGATGGCGCGTTCGAGACCATCGGCAAGGTCGCCACGGGGATCACCGACGAGACCCTCGCAGACCTGACCGAGCGCCTCGAGCCGTACATTCGGGCCGAGGACGGCAAGGACGTGGACCTCGAGCCCGCAGTCGTGTTCGAGGTGGGTTACGAGGAGATCCAGACCTCGCCGACGTACAGTTCGGGGTACGCACTCCGGTTCCCCCGGTTTCTCGGGATCAGGGAGGACAAGACGCCGTCCGAGGCAGATTCACTCGAGCGCGTCGAACGGCTCCAGTCGTCGTAGCCCAGGAGCGGGAGGCCGAGGGGACGGACCAGCGGAGAGTCGGGGGAATCGCGGTACGACGACTAACTCGACGAAATCGTAGTTCGAACCCGTGATACAGCCTTTTCGGCCGTTCCCATCGACTCACCGTCGATCGATACGGCGACGACGTCCGGTTCGTCACCCTCCTCGTCGGTGATTCGGATCGCGATCGAGTGGACTGCGGCGTCGTCGACCGTCGGATCGTCCGATTCAGTGACGATAGAGACGTGAATACCGGCTTCGGTTCGTTCGATTTCCCGGACCTCGAGCCAGTGCTGGCTCGACCAGGATCGTGCCACGACGACCACGAGGTACGATCGGTCGAAATCGGTCTCCGCGACGAATTCCATGGTCTCGTTCTCGTCCTCGTTTTCGTCTCGGTTTCCGTCTCGCATCCGCTCTTGAGCCGCCGACCGGTCAGTGAGGATCGTCTGATACGAGTGTGGTCGCTCCCCGGACGGCTCGAGACCGTCGTCAATCAGGTGACTGCCGACGCGGTGGTGCGTCTCGACCGTCATCCCGTCAGGGAGATCGAGGCTCTCTCCCGCTCCCAGACACCCTGCGACGCTGACCGACCCCATCGCGACCCCGGTGAGGAATCGGCGGCGGTCCATATCTTCCACTCGCGTCGGCCACACATATGTCTTCTTGTTGACGTCTACTCCCACAGGTGAACGGTAGGTCGAATTGGGTTCGTTTCGACAGTGTGGTCAACATACGTGTACCCACTTTCCGCGTTTCCGCGATCTGGCGTCTCGAGCGACTCCGAATCGACATCCGTTCTCGAATGACCCCGAACCGGCATCCATTTGACCGTTCGTCTACCGAAGACGAAGTATGAACGAACGAGAGGAGAGCCTCGACGTGGGATCGGCAGCGGATCGGGCCACAGTCGCCGCTCGAGCGGCCGAGGCCGGATCCGAGGTCGCCCACGAGTCGTTTCGACGGGACATCCCGGTCGAGTTGAAGGGCGGGAAGACGGACGTCGTCACGCAGGCGGATCGAGACGCCCAGCGGACGGTCATCGAGGTGATCCAGGAGACCTACCCTGACGATCCAATCGTCGGCGAGGAGGACGACGAGCGAAAGACGGTCCCAGCGGAGGGACCGGCCTGGATCATCGACCCCATCGACGGCACGAACAACTACGTCCGCGGGGTTCGGATCTTCGCGACGGCCGTCGCCGCCGTCGTCGATGGCGAGCCGGTCGGTTCGGCGGTCGTCATGCCTGCGCTGGGCGATACGTACCGGGCGGGACCAGACGGCGTCGCCCGCAACGGCGAGCCCATCTCGGTCAGCGACCGCGACGACCCCGAGACCTGCGCGGTCTGTCCGACTATCTGGTGGGACTTCGACGAGCGCGACCAGTACGCCGCCGCAACCAGGGAGATCGTCCAGCGATTCGGCGACATGCGCCGGTACGGCTGCGCACAGGCGGCCCTCTCGATGGTTGCCTCGGGCGCACTCGACGGCGTCATCACGAACCGCAGGGCGAACCCCTGGGATTCCGTCGCCGGGGTCCACCTGATTAGAACGGCCGGCGGAACGGTCACTGACATCGACGGCGAGCCCTGGCGCTACGACTCTCGAGGGTTGGTTGCCTCCAACGGAGAAGACGAGGTCCAGGACGAGGTACTTGCGGCGACGCGAGCCATCGAGGTGTAGCGAATTTCGATCGGCTTCGAGGGGCCGATACGCTACCGTTTGAGAGGTCGGTACGCTATCGTTTGAGAGGTCGATACGCTATCGTTTGAGAGGTCGATACGCTACCGTTTGAGAGACAGATGCGTTCCCTAATAGGGGCACACTCGCTACCGTTCGACCGCCACGTCCACAGACGAAGGGAGTGAGACGGCGAGCGCATTGCTGGTCAGGTTACCGGTCGCGCGACGCAACCGTTCGGAAACGGCGTTCGTCGAGATGCCGAGCGCCTCCGACAGGTCCTCGATCTGCGCCTCGCGAGGAACCTCGAAGTATCCCATCCGAAGCGCGGTCACGAGCGCCTCCCGCTGTTCGGGCGTCAGGTCGTACTCGCGCTCTTTTGGTGCGGAGCCAGGGTACATCCGCTGGAGTTCGAACGCGTAGCCCTGCTCGTGGAAGAACGTCTGGAACTCCTCGAGTGCCTCTCGGTCGACGAACTGGAGTTTGAGGTACCAGGTGCCGTCTGCGGCTTCCGCCTCCTGCATAACGCCGTGGCGGTCGACGATCTGGTCCACCAGTTCCTGGACGGGTTCGGCCCAGTCGACGTTGAAGTAGTGGACGTTCGAGTCCGAGTCGAGGAGGGTGAGGTCGTCGACGGAAGGATCGTTTCGAAGCGTCGTCTCCAGGGTCTCCAGGCCGTCCTCGTCCGAGGCCACCCACAGAAACGGCATCACCCACTCTCTGCTGTGGGTCGCGAGGCGTTCGACCTCCACGGTCG
This region of Natronosalvus halobius genomic DNA includes:
- a CDS encoding right-handed parallel beta-helix repeat-containing protein, whose amino-acid sequence is MTGIANERDADDGRSTDFEQLPGTETETKTDTRRPARRTFVKGAAIAGVSAIGLSSNAAASGSYTQYDGEYRHVVNVVEAGADNTGNRSITPVLNRLRNDNTLFYFPPGRYAMDSQFRFTKFDNVAFVGNDATLVPANYYNFDGPQYRLFRLGTLSRPGKKLRFEGFTVDQTAKDTGIRTIDTVVTDRLDVEDVRVKGEHDSGTMGPARFDVIGSNGTGRVVGFKAPDGGKNADDTPHAGKTSSRGPIGILANGTAGELMFRRCHVGGFPGSGLYACNGPGKIIVHGGVYRNSTSASIRIGGADSVVRWPTVEIDDVDEKYPSHRGIRVERGDVTIKGAAIRVSDPSPSNHAISVLSNCESAWIENTTIEMSGNDVNHGIVVSPGAGETTIARTNITHNAAGGYPLWLRSSNNTDRVHCEYLSIDGEAGDASGLRDGIRCERPNVRFAACEVDQRGRDGVKRNAIVSTSEDLSVWNMTLRASHFPIVELGSNSSYLEVDAESYSGREAACLYDQSHKISIRNSRLVNGVRDLGSWSLELSSNTTS
- a CDS encoding DUF7385 family protein — encoded protein: MEQFEKYVSSATLREENESIKQYQNTVGLACPACDQPFDDMVVCKDEHTSLNQTIPLDICTGVEDGKPVLFTHKP
- the ligA gene encoding ATP-dependent DNA ligase LigA, with the protein product MDFVTFADHAATIEAEPADLETVAHVQSLLEAAGPDLQIVARFVQGRVFPAWDARKLDIGPRTCYEAIARAAGTNVGPDNVEDAVAEVGEIGAVAASYEFGGQRGLGAFGGGGGDGDGGGSQDGLTVATVSDTLTELAETDGSGSHDAKVDLLFSLFNRCEADEARYLARLVLSEMRIGVGEGTVRDAIAEAFDVSADRVERALQVSNDYGRVAVVARDEGVEGLDALTLEVGRPVQVMLAQAGSVTDALEAWDETAVEWKYDGARVQLHYAPDGVGTTGASDGNSGDEHPTSRVFSRNMEDVTDALPEVVEFAEATLEVPTILDGEVVAVDDDGEPLPFQEVLRRFRRKHDVAKAREDVAVRPVFFDCLHVDGEDLLDVPLSERHGRLEAVLSPENAAETGASEASRDETPEGLSLLWLTDDPDEIESIDADALEAGHEGIMLKDPDSTYSPGRRGKHWLKRKPDIETLDCVVTGAEWGEGRRGTFLGTFLLSVRATDTSGDGAFETIGKVATGITDETLADLTERLEPYIRAEDGKDVDLEPAVVFEVGYEEIQTSPTYSSGYALRFPRFLGIREDKTPSEADSLERVERLQSS
- a CDS encoding inositol monophosphatase family protein is translated as MNEREESLDVGSAADRATVAARAAEAGSEVAHESFRRDIPVELKGGKTDVVTQADRDAQRTVIEVIQETYPDDPIVGEEDDERKTVPAEGPAWIIDPIDGTNNYVRGVRIFATAVAAVVDGEPVGSAVVMPALGDTYRAGPDGVARNGEPISVSDRDDPETCAVCPTIWWDFDERDQYAAATREIVQRFGDMRRYGCAQAALSMVASGALDGVITNRRANPWDSVAGVHLIRTAGGTVTDIDGEPWRYDSRGLVASNGEDEVQDEVLAATRAIEV
- a CDS encoding helix-turn-helix domain-containing protein encodes the protein MSVITEFTVPAGAFALEHTLETLTDATVEVERLATHSREWVMPFLWVASDEDGLETLETTLRNDPSVDDLTLLDSDSNVHYFNVDWAEPVQELVDQIVDRHGVMQEAEAADGTWYLKLQFVDREALEEFQTFFHEQGYAFELQRMYPGSAPKEREYDLTPEQREALVTALRMGYFEVPREAQIEDLSEALGISTNAVSERLRRATGNLTSNALAVSLPSSVDVAVER